From Ptiloglossa arizonensis isolate GNS036 chromosome 10, iyPtiAriz1_principal, whole genome shotgun sequence, the proteins below share one genomic window:
- the LOC143152305 gene encoding uncharacterized protein LOC143152305, giving the protein MKISIAPRRVTRRLVFPVIFHINTAEQFTPSSSVEIVHVKLYVSNGRFVGDPRENSAAASQDHLSLIFISRGEGSKEENARTAALREDKLQGCKDRSCNCKEWSQTCKDRHKFVKISYRLVEIGYRLANIGYRIVKIGHRFVKVGYRLAKIGHRLVKVGYRFAKIGHRLVKIDHTIIKIGQRFAKVGQRLANIGHRLEKIGYRLVKIGHRLAKIGHRLAKIGHRLVKMGYRLVKIDYLIIKIDQRLAKIGYRIVKIDHSLVKIGHRFAKIGHRLVKIGHSLVKIGHSLVKIGHSLVKIGYRMVKIGHSLVKIGHRFTKIGHRLVKIGHRFAKIGHRFAKIGHRLVKIGHRFAKIGHRLV; this is encoded by the exons atgaaaatttcaattgcaccaAGG CGAGTTACACGTCGTCTCGTTTTCCCCGTAATTTTTCATATAAACACCGCGGAACAATTTACACCCTCCAGTAGCGTCGAAATTGTTCACGTGAAGCTCTACGTTTCTAACGGTCGTTTTGTCGGCGACCCTCGAGAAAATAGCGCCGCGGCGTCTCAAGATCATTTGTCGTTGATATTTATATCACGCGGCGAAGGAAGCAAAGAGGAAAACGCGAGAACAGCCGCGCTGCGTGAGG ACAAGTTACAGGGTTGCAAAGATAGGTCGTGTAATTGTAAAGAGTGGTCACAGACTTGTAAAGATCGTCATAAATTTGTAAAGATAAGTTACAGGCTTGTAGAGATAGGTTACAGACTTGCAAATATAGGTTACAGAATTGTAAAGATAGGTCACAGATTTGTGAAGGTAGGTTACAGACTTGCAAAGATAGGTCACAGACTTGTAAAGGTAGGTTACAGATTTGCAAAGATAGGTCACAGACTTGTAAAGATAGatcatacaattattaaaataggtCAGAGATTTGCAAAGGTAGGTCAGAGACTTGCAAACATAGGTCACAGACTTGAAAAGATAG GTTACAGACTTGTAAAGATAGGTCACAGACTTGCAAAGATAGGTCACAGACTTGCAAAGATAGGTCACAGACTTGTAAAGATGGGTTACAGACTTGTAAAAAtagattatttaattataaaaatagatCAGAGACTTGCAAAGATAGGTTACAGAATTGTAAAGATAGATCACAGCCTTGTAAAAATAGGTCACAGATTTGCAAAGATAGGTCACAGACTTGTAAAGATAGGTCACAGCCTTGTAAAGATAGGTCACAGCCTTGTAAAGATAGGTCACAGCCTTGTAAAGATAGGTTACAGAATGGTAAAGATAGGTCACAGCCTTGTAAAAATAGGTCACAGATTTACAAAGATAGGTCACAGACTTGTAAAGATAGGTCACAGATTTGCAAAGATAGGTCACAGATTTGCAAAGATAGGTCACAGACTTGTAAAGATAGGTCACAGATTTGCAAAGATAGGTCACAGACTTGTATAG